In Camelus bactrianus isolate YW-2024 breed Bactrian camel chromosome 10, ASM4877302v1, whole genome shotgun sequence, a genomic segment contains:
- the P2RY2 gene encoding P2Y purinoceptor 2 isoform X1: MVELSFHWSIDLAECGLIPWAMATGLGLWNDTINGTWDGDELGYKCRFNENFKYVLLPVSYGLVCVFGLCLNSAALYIFLCRLKTWNASTTYMFHLAVSDTLYAASLPLLVYYYARGDHWPFSTVLCKLVRFLFYTNLYCSILFLTCISVHRCLGILRPLHSLRWGRASYARRVAAAVWVLVLTCQAPVLYFVTTSARGGRVTCHDTSAPQLFSHFVAYSSVMLSLLFVVPFAVILVCYVLMARRLLKPAYGTMGGLPRAKRKSVRTIAVVLAVFVLCFLPFHVTRTLYYSFRTLDLSCHTLNAINMAYKITRPLASANSCLDPVLYFLAGQRLVRFARDAKPPTDPIPPIQVRRRLGLRRSDRTDTKRTGDLARSEDSRQTESTPAGGENTKDIQL, encoded by the exons ATGGTGGAGCTCAGTTTTCACTGGAGCATCGATCTTGCGGAATGTGGACTGATACCCTG GGCGATGGCCACAGGCCTGGGCCTCTGGAATGACACCATCAATGGCACCTGGGATGGGGATGAGCTGGGCTACAAGTGCCGCTTCAATGAGAACTTCAAGTACGTGCTGCTGCCTGTGTCCTATGGCCTGGTGTGCGTATTTGGGCTGTGTCTGAACTCCGCGGCGCTCTACATCTTCCTGTGCCGCCTCAAGACCTGGAACGCCTCCACCACATACATGTTCCACCTGGCTGTGTCGGATACGCTGTATGCGGCCTCCCTGCCCCTGCTGGTCTATTACTACGCCCGTGGAGACCACTGGCCCTTCAGCACGGTGCTCTGCAAGCTGGTGCGCTTCCTCTTCTACACCAACCTCTACTGCAGCATCCTCTTCCTCACCTGCATCAGCGTGCACCGCTGCCTAGGCATCTTGCGTCCACTGCACTCGCTGCGCTGGGGCCGGGCCAGCTATGCCCGCCGGGTAGCAGCTGCCGTGTGGGTCCTGGTGCTGACCTGCCAGGCCCCAGTGCTGTACTTTGTCACCACCAGTGCACGTGGCGGCCGCGTTACCTGCCACGACACTTCAGCACCCCAACTCTTCAGCCACTTCGTGGCCTACAGCTCCGTCATGCTGAGCCTGCTCTTTGTGGTGCCCTTTGCTGTCATCCTCGTTTGTTATGTGCTCATGGCTCGGCGGCTGCTGAAGCCAGCCTATGGGACCATGGGAGGCTTGCCACGGGCCAAACGCAAGTCAGTGCGCACCATCGCCGTGGTGCTGGCTGTCTTCGTCCTCTGCTTCCTGCCTTTCCATGTCACCCGCACCCTCTACTACTCCTTCCGCACGCTGGACCTCAGCTGCCACACCCTCAACGCCATCAATATGGCTTACAAGATCACCCGGCCTCTAGCCAGTGCCAACAGTTGCCTGGACCCTGTGCTCTACTTCCTGGCTGGGCAGAGGCTTGTGCGCTTTGCCCGGGACGCCAAGCCACCCACAGACCCCATTCCTCCCATCCAGGTTCGCCGCAGGCTGGGTCTGCGCAGGTCCGACAGAACTGACACTAAGAGGACAGGAGACTTGGCCAGGAGTGAGGACTCTAGGCAGACAGAGTCCACACCAGCCGGTGGTGAAAATACTAAGGACATCCAGCTGTAG
- the P2RY2 gene encoding P2Y purinoceptor 2 isoform X2 yields MATGLGLWNDTINGTWDGDELGYKCRFNENFKYVLLPVSYGLVCVFGLCLNSAALYIFLCRLKTWNASTTYMFHLAVSDTLYAASLPLLVYYYARGDHWPFSTVLCKLVRFLFYTNLYCSILFLTCISVHRCLGILRPLHSLRWGRASYARRVAAAVWVLVLTCQAPVLYFVTTSARGGRVTCHDTSAPQLFSHFVAYSSVMLSLLFVVPFAVILVCYVLMARRLLKPAYGTMGGLPRAKRKSVRTIAVVLAVFVLCFLPFHVTRTLYYSFRTLDLSCHTLNAINMAYKITRPLASANSCLDPVLYFLAGQRLVRFARDAKPPTDPIPPIQVRRRLGLRRSDRTDTKRTGDLARSEDSRQTESTPAGGENTKDIQL; encoded by the coding sequence ATGGCCACAGGCCTGGGCCTCTGGAATGACACCATCAATGGCACCTGGGATGGGGATGAGCTGGGCTACAAGTGCCGCTTCAATGAGAACTTCAAGTACGTGCTGCTGCCTGTGTCCTATGGCCTGGTGTGCGTATTTGGGCTGTGTCTGAACTCCGCGGCGCTCTACATCTTCCTGTGCCGCCTCAAGACCTGGAACGCCTCCACCACATACATGTTCCACCTGGCTGTGTCGGATACGCTGTATGCGGCCTCCCTGCCCCTGCTGGTCTATTACTACGCCCGTGGAGACCACTGGCCCTTCAGCACGGTGCTCTGCAAGCTGGTGCGCTTCCTCTTCTACACCAACCTCTACTGCAGCATCCTCTTCCTCACCTGCATCAGCGTGCACCGCTGCCTAGGCATCTTGCGTCCACTGCACTCGCTGCGCTGGGGCCGGGCCAGCTATGCCCGCCGGGTAGCAGCTGCCGTGTGGGTCCTGGTGCTGACCTGCCAGGCCCCAGTGCTGTACTTTGTCACCACCAGTGCACGTGGCGGCCGCGTTACCTGCCACGACACTTCAGCACCCCAACTCTTCAGCCACTTCGTGGCCTACAGCTCCGTCATGCTGAGCCTGCTCTTTGTGGTGCCCTTTGCTGTCATCCTCGTTTGTTATGTGCTCATGGCTCGGCGGCTGCTGAAGCCAGCCTATGGGACCATGGGAGGCTTGCCACGGGCCAAACGCAAGTCAGTGCGCACCATCGCCGTGGTGCTGGCTGTCTTCGTCCTCTGCTTCCTGCCTTTCCATGTCACCCGCACCCTCTACTACTCCTTCCGCACGCTGGACCTCAGCTGCCACACCCTCAACGCCATCAATATGGCTTACAAGATCACCCGGCCTCTAGCCAGTGCCAACAGTTGCCTGGACCCTGTGCTCTACTTCCTGGCTGGGCAGAGGCTTGTGCGCTTTGCCCGGGACGCCAAGCCACCCACAGACCCCATTCCTCCCATCCAGGTTCGCCGCAGGCTGGGTCTGCGCAGGTCCGACAGAACTGACACTAAGAGGACAGGAGACTTGGCCAGGAGTGAGGACTCTAGGCAGACAGAGTCCACACCAGCCGGTGGTGAAAATACTAAGGACATCCAGCTGTAG